Proteins encoded in a region of the Bdellovibrionota bacterium genome:
- the dapF gene encoding diaminopimelate epimerase has protein sequence MKKNSLRFTKLSGAGNDFIVVDLRSLKKSFSQKKRKEIVKAACDRHYGVGADGLLFLEKAKNIKNDFRWDFYNRDGSRAEMCLNASRCVVRYELQKKKNVKFESIVGLVTGKASGKDIQVELPIRKQKIKLLNVRTFDGKHHETDGYAVNSGVPHFVVHKKFTNLESLRHISSQLRFHKIFNKPGSNVTYWEGKSSTVKAITFERGVEDFTLACGTGAVAVGMVFEAVYEKTPITVQMPGGKIKVDLKGKSAIVTGSAEIICEGELCLKV, from the coding sequence ATGAAAAAAAATAGCCTACGATTTACCAAGCTCTCTGGAGCGGGAAATGATTTTATCGTTGTTGATTTGAGATCTTTAAAAAAATCTTTTTCTCAAAAGAAGAGAAAAGAAATTGTTAAAGCAGCTTGTGATCGTCACTACGGCGTAGGTGCCGATGGACTTTTGTTTTTAGAAAAAGCAAAAAATATAAAAAATGATTTTCGCTGGGATTTTTATAATCGCGACGGCTCTCGCGCGGAGATGTGTTTGAATGCTTCTCGCTGCGTGGTGAGGTATGAACTACAAAAAAAGAAAAATGTAAAATTTGAATCCATCGTTGGGCTCGTAACCGGAAAAGCCTCCGGCAAAGACATCCAAGTTGAGCTCCCGATTAGAAAGCAAAAAATTAAACTGTTGAACGTACGCACGTTTGATGGGAAACACCATGAAACCGATGGGTATGCGGTGAATTCCGGAGTGCCTCATTTTGTAGTTCATAAAAAGTTCACAAATTTAGAATCCTTAAGACATATTTCCTCTCAATTGAGATTTCATAAAATCTTCAATAAACCTGGAAGCAATGTGACCTATTGGGAGGGAAAAAGCTCAACAGTGAAAGCAATTACTTTTGAAAGAGGAGTTGAGGATTTTACTTTGGCCTGCGGAACAGGAGCCGTCGCCGTTGGAATGGTTTTCGAAGCAGTCTACGAAAAAACCCCAATCACAGTACAAATGCCTGGCGGAAAAATTAAAGTGGATTTAAAAGGAAAATCAGCGATTGTTACCGGATCCGCAGAAATTATTTGTGAAGGAGAGTTATGTTTGAAGGTATAA
- a CDS encoding radical SAM protein, with amino-acid sequence MIKINEIFFSIQGESSYTGIPTVFVRTSGCPLRCTYCDTQYAYYDGEKISIDAIIEKIKSFPTKYVCVTGGEPLSQTNSNELMSRLCEMDYKVSIETSGAVSCEFVDKRVKKIIDIKTPDSGAADTFIMKNLDHATALDEFKFVICSEKDFHWSESFVQTHLSSGQSILFSPSFGVVSELQLARWILEKGSQARMQMQMHKYIWPPDTKGV; translated from the coding sequence ATGATAAAAATCAATGAGATCTTCTTTAGCATTCAAGGGGAGTCCAGTTACACGGGAATTCCGACAGTTTTTGTGCGCACCTCAGGGTGCCCGCTCCGCTGTACTTATTGTGATACCCAGTACGCATATTATGATGGTGAAAAAATATCAATTGATGCCATCATCGAAAAAATTAAATCTTTTCCTACAAAATATGTATGTGTTACTGGCGGAGAGCCTTTATCACAGACCAATTCCAATGAGCTTATGTCAAGGTTATGTGAAATGGATTATAAAGTTTCTATAGAAACGAGTGGTGCCGTCTCTTGTGAATTCGTCGATAAACGAGTCAAGAAGATTATAGATATAAAAACACCCGATAGCGGCGCAGCAGATACGTTTATAATGAAAAATTTAGATCACGCAACCGCTCTTGATGAATTTAAATTCGTGATTTGTTCAGAAAAAGATTTCCATTGGTCAGAAAGTTTTGTACAAACACACCTCTCAAGTGGACAGAGTATATTGTTTAGTCCTTCTTTCGGTGTCGTGAGTGAATTGCAATTGGCTCGCTGGATTCTCGAAAAAGGAAGTCAAGCAAGAATGCAGATGCAAATGCATAAATATATCTGGCCTCCTGATACAAAAGGTGTATAA
- a CDS encoding DNA translocase FtsK 4TM domain-containing protein produces MSKMIEKFQRDIVVIGWLAGSLFLSLALWSYNPADPSFNSTGINSSVQNLCGYFGSFLSDIFYQAFGLTAWLFVFAGIRQSYMHFKYGNNPKKISGAASWTLAGLFLLACSSLISLYLPLEKFFNGAIYASGLLGLFATKGLVAVFNKTGVAVILWSALLVLTIFYTEKSLKEFAELLLPNAAIKKLKDIRDGVITFFKDLFKKKAKIEKRVSPVIESKILNVLKAPIKENPMMLGTDDEEMDTDLDNAISIDEQRRANFVIQKMTDKKEKITQEAHKKLKRIEHWELPKLSILEAAPNSGIKVDEKIIKRNTFLLEDKLAQFSVNGSVVAVRPGPAVTMYEFKPNADVKISKITELADDLSLALSSESIRIIAPLPGRDVVGIETANPKRDSVYLREIVEDTAFWDEKIKLPIALGKEANGDPKTVDLRKMPHLLVAGTTGSGKSVFINSLLTGLLFKHSPKTLKVILVDPKQVDLAAFHNIPHLIMPPIKDPKKAVVSLRWAVREMEKRYRSMSKFNTRGLEAFNEKMADFSKQQASEHQAYNDELDAQNRGNVEGYYFQELPYIVIIVEEFGDLMSVDKVNTEQLIVRLAQMARACGMHLVLAMQSPRRDVVTGLIKTNIPGRISFKVASKMDSRIILDESGAERLLAQGDMLFLAPGVSKPQRHHGAWVSEKEIAELTSFWSKQSEPEFDPSAMKTLDGSGGGFEFSNGASGASFDGGEEEGSDERYDELLAYVSGLKEVSASLLQRKFRLGYPRAARIIEIFEKEGVVGPANGSKPRLVLLNKL; encoded by the coding sequence ATGTCGAAAATGATTGAAAAATTTCAAAGAGATATTGTTGTTATTGGATGGCTTGCAGGAAGCCTCTTCTTGTCGCTCGCTCTGTGGAGCTATAACCCTGCTGATCCTTCATTTAATTCCACAGGAATAAATAGCTCCGTTCAAAACCTCTGTGGGTATTTTGGAAGCTTTTTGTCTGATATATTTTATCAGGCATTTGGTTTAACGGCGTGGTTATTTGTATTTGCAGGAATAAGACAATCCTATATGCATTTTAAGTATGGTAACAATCCAAAGAAAATCAGTGGCGCTGCAAGTTGGACGCTGGCGGGCTTATTTTTATTGGCATGTTCTTCTTTAATTTCACTATATCTGCCACTGGAAAAATTTTTCAATGGTGCCATTTATGCAAGTGGGCTTTTAGGATTATTTGCAACAAAAGGCTTGGTAGCTGTTTTTAATAAAACTGGAGTGGCAGTTATTCTTTGGAGCGCTCTTCTAGTTCTCACTATATTTTATACCGAAAAATCACTTAAGGAATTTGCAGAACTTCTACTTCCCAACGCTGCAATTAAAAAACTAAAAGACATTAGAGATGGTGTGATTACTTTCTTTAAAGATCTATTTAAGAAGAAAGCGAAAATCGAAAAGCGAGTTTCTCCGGTTATAGAATCAAAAATTCTAAATGTTTTAAAGGCTCCAATTAAAGAAAATCCTATGATGTTGGGCACAGATGATGAAGAAATGGATACGGATCTCGACAATGCCATCAGCATTGATGAACAAAGAAGAGCAAACTTTGTAATCCAAAAAATGACAGACAAAAAAGAAAAAATCACACAGGAAGCCCATAAAAAATTAAAACGAATCGAACACTGGGAGCTTCCAAAGCTTTCCATTTTAGAAGCTGCACCAAATAGCGGAATTAAAGTAGATGAAAAAATCATCAAGAGAAATACGTTCCTATTAGAAGACAAACTTGCGCAGTTTTCTGTGAATGGTTCTGTTGTTGCGGTGAGACCAGGACCCGCGGTAACAATGTATGAATTTAAACCAAATGCAGACGTTAAAATTTCTAAAATCACAGAACTAGCAGATGATCTATCGTTGGCACTGAGCTCAGAGTCCATTCGTATCATTGCTCCACTCCCAGGAAGAGACGTGGTGGGTATTGAAACAGCAAATCCAAAAAGAGATTCGGTTTATTTAAGAGAAATCGTGGAAGATACAGCTTTCTGGGATGAAAAAATAAAACTTCCAATTGCTCTTGGAAAAGAAGCAAATGGAGACCCTAAAACTGTGGATCTAAGAAAGATGCCTCACTTATTAGTAGCGGGGACAACAGGATCTGGTAAATCGGTATTCATCAACTCACTCCTTACGGGTTTACTATTTAAACATTCTCCGAAAACATTAAAAGTAATTTTAGTAGATCCAAAACAAGTGGATCTCGCGGCTTTCCATAATATTCCTCACCTGATAATGCCCCCGATCAAAGACCCTAAAAAAGCTGTGGTGAGTTTGCGCTGGGCTGTTCGCGAAATGGAAAAACGTTATCGCTCAATGTCGAAATTCAATACTCGCGGACTTGAAGCATTCAACGAAAAGATGGCGGATTTTTCTAAGCAGCAAGCTTCAGAGCACCAAGCTTACAATGATGAGCTGGATGCGCAAAACAGAGGGAATGTTGAAGGATATTATTTCCAGGAACTTCCCTATATCGTTATCATTGTAGAAGAATTTGGCGATTTGATGTCGGTGGATAAGGTGAATACAGAGCAGTTGATTGTGCGCCTAGCACAAATGGCAAGGGCTTGCGGTATGCATTTGGTTCTAGCAATGCAGTCTCCAAGAAGAGACGTGGTAACAGGATTAATCAAAACAAATATTCCAGGGAGGATTAGCTTTAAAGTTGCTAGTAAAATGGACTCAAGAATCATTCTCGATGAATCCGGAGCAGAAAGACTTTTGGCTCAAGGGGATATGTTGTTCCTAGCTCCTGGTGTTTCTAAGCCACAAAGGCATCATGGGGCTTGGGTTTCGGAAAAAGAAATCGCAGAGCTCACATCATTCTGGTCAAAACAATCAGAGCCTGAGTTTGACCCGTCAGCTATGAAAACGTTAGATGGCTCTGGCGGGGGATTTGAATTTTCAAATGGCGCCAGCGGAGCCTCTTTTGATGGCGGGGAAGAAGAGGGATCCGATGAAAGATATGATGAATTATTAGCATATGTTTCAGGTCTCAAAGAAGTAAGCGCGTCACTTTTACAAAGAAAGTTCCGCCTGGGTTATCCAAGAGCCGCCAGAATCATTGAAATTTTTGAAAAAGAAGGCGTTGTGGGTCCAGCAAACGGAAGCAAGCCGCGTTTAGTGCTACTGAATAAACTTTAG
- the rpsF gene encoding 30S ribosomal protein S6, translating into MAKTVTTIRPYESVIILKSDTTEEKQKGLLQKNKQIIESFKGEMAHIDTWGKRRLGNPIQKEKTGIYFHTTFTANTQVVAELERTMRINDDVLRFVHVKLEDGTDLTKHVQEFKDSLSAAQAREKEREKNFEKARAQRQMRPSV; encoded by the coding sequence ATGGCTAAAACTGTCACAACTATTCGTCCATACGAATCAGTAATTATCTTGAAATCTGATACAACTGAAGAAAAGCAAAAAGGCCTACTTCAAAAAAACAAACAAATTATCGAATCTTTCAAGGGTGAGATGGCCCACATCGATACTTGGGGCAAAAGACGCCTTGGAAATCCAATCCAAAAAGAAAAAACGGGCATTTACTTCCATACAACTTTCACAGCAAACACTCAGGTTGTTGCTGAGTTAGAGCGTACAATGAGAATTAACGATGATGTGTTAAGATTCGTTCACGTTAAGCTAGAAGATGGAACTGATCTTACGAAGCACGTTCAAGAATTCAAAGATTCTTTAAGCGCAGCTCAAGCTCGTGAAAAAGAAAGAGAAAAGAATTTCGAAAAAGCACGCGCTCAAAGACAAATGAGACCGTCTGTATAA
- the dnaB gene encoding replicative DNA helicase — protein MQLRVQPHNIEAEQSVLGSIMLEPEKWDEVNDTISEEHFYKNAHRTIYSTFRELNIKGQPIDILTVSELLKKKDELDQVGGSAYLAEILNQTPTTANLKSYVEIVAEKAILRKLITECQGLVGKAYDGDYEDIGTFLDNAESKIFSIAEKKKVDGLIPANEILKLNMQRIDELYNSGGAAITGVSSGFTELDKMTAGFQPGELTIIAARPSMGKTAFSLNIATHAAIREGKKVAYFSLEMGQEQLMLRMLASESKIDMSLMRVGKIPDSSWPKLINTVSIISKSGMFIDETSGISPFEIRAKCRRLKATHGLDLIMVDYLQLMDLKQKVESRERAVSEISKTLKAIAKELKVPVIALAQLNRGVEGRSDRRPMLSDLRESGSIEQDADVIMMIYRDDYYERENSDAKGIAEIIIGKQRNGPTGVAKLAWLSQYGQFANLAAESLAQFSQPPKEDKYPAKPKGPLQNFAPES, from the coding sequence TTGCAATTAAGAGTTCAACCACATAACATTGAAGCAGAACAATCGGTTTTAGGCAGCATCATGCTAGAGCCTGAAAAGTGGGATGAAGTCAATGACACCATTTCGGAAGAACACTTCTATAAAAATGCACACCGGACTATCTATTCCACATTCAGAGAATTGAATATCAAGGGTCAGCCCATTGATATTTTAACGGTATCGGAACTTCTAAAGAAAAAAGATGAATTGGATCAAGTTGGGGGATCAGCTTATTTGGCTGAGATTCTCAACCAAACTCCAACGACGGCAAACTTAAAAAGTTACGTCGAAATCGTGGCGGAAAAAGCAATTTTAAGAAAACTCATCACTGAGTGCCAAGGATTAGTTGGTAAAGCTTACGACGGCGATTACGAGGATATCGGTACCTTTCTAGATAACGCCGAATCAAAAATCTTCTCCATTGCCGAAAAGAAAAAAGTGGATGGATTGATTCCAGCCAATGAAATTCTAAAACTCAATATGCAAAGAATCGACGAGCTCTATAACTCCGGGGGCGCGGCCATTACGGGTGTGAGCTCTGGATTTACCGAGCTTGATAAAATGACAGCAGGATTTCAGCCGGGCGAATTAACGATTATTGCGGCTCGTCCTTCTATGGGTAAGACAGCATTCAGCTTAAACATTGCCACTCATGCGGCGATCAGAGAGGGCAAAAAAGTGGCCTATTTCTCTCTGGAGATGGGTCAAGAGCAGTTGATGTTGAGAATGCTGGCTTCTGAATCAAAAATCGATATGTCACTCATGAGAGTGGGTAAAATTCCAGATTCAAGTTGGCCAAAACTTATCAATACGGTGAGCATCATCAGTAAATCAGGAATGTTCATTGATGAAACCTCAGGTATTAGCCCCTTTGAGATCCGTGCGAAGTGTAGAAGACTGAAGGCCACGCATGGGTTAGATCTCATCATGGTGGATTATCTTCAGTTGATGGATTTAAAGCAAAAAGTAGAAAGCCGAGAAAGAGCAGTATCGGAAATCTCAAAAACATTAAAAGCAATTGCCAAGGAATTAAAAGTTCCAGTGATTGCCCTCGCACAGCTCAATCGTGGAGTTGAGGGCAGATCAGATAGAAGACCAATGCTCTCAGATTTGAGAGAATCGGGCTCTATCGAGCAAGATGCAGACGTTATCATGATGATTTATCGTGATGATTACTACGAAAGAGAAAACTCAGACGCGAAGGGTATTGCGGAAATTATTATTGGTAAACAAAGAAACGGACCAACAGGAGTAGCAAAGCTTGCGTGGTTATCTCAATACGGTCAATTTGCTAACCTTGCGGCAGAGAGCCTTGCGCAATTTTCTCAACCACCCAAGGAAGATAAGTATCCCGCTAAACCCAAGGGACCGCTTCAAAATTTTGCACCAGAGTCTTAG
- a CDS encoding helix-turn-helix domain-containing protein translates to MNTTANSTTNSTTPPISPEAFQPNHLFVANLKSVSLEKLVRSKLEVLFDEQQETSVELNGLYDVVLEQVEKPLIELALKVHRGNQVKTAKMLGINRNTLKKKMDGYKIKVRSLT, encoded by the coding sequence ATGAACACTACTGCAAATTCTACTACAAACTCTACAACGCCACCAATCTCTCCAGAAGCTTTTCAACCTAACCACTTATTCGTAGCTAATTTAAAATCAGTAAGCTTAGAAAAATTAGTTAGATCTAAACTTGAAGTTCTTTTTGATGAACAACAAGAAACATCTGTAGAGCTAAATGGATTGTACGACGTTGTATTAGAACAAGTAGAGAAGCCTCTTATTGAACTTGCATTGAAGGTTCACCGTGGTAACCAAGTTAAGACAGCAAAAATGTTAGGTATCAACAGAAACACGCTCAAGAAGAAAATGGACGGATATAAAATCAAAGTTCGCTCATTAACATAA
- a CDS encoding tetratricopeptide repeat protein, with product MKFFLNLFILLFISKVSMAQTDLIPSPIPDIKSKTPSKSKESYKDIIQKAQSLTLQQDRLQASQVLVRVIKSETYNRKAQEELKKTLNNISTLFYTEKTQKFYEYAKSLLRESPAEAAEKFKEAIKVEPDNILILLWMARLAMVTGKCEEANTSITKALEINPFYPQLQLTDLQIKACLQVIEPLNKSASEYKYLETLYPLYFNMVLVQKFFTQKQYPEATYHIEKAKQIDKEFPEIYFWESQILEKQELSFKDAASRYIRGCKTITKADYLKYELEPRLCHEFKTFEVEYKGILDQEKKDN from the coding sequence ATGAAGTTTTTCTTAAATCTTTTTATTTTATTATTCATTTCAAAAGTGTCTATGGCGCAAACTGATTTAATACCCAGCCCAATTCCAGATATTAAAAGCAAAACACCATCGAAAAGTAAAGAAAGCTATAAGGATATAATTCAAAAAGCTCAGAGCTTAACCCTTCAACAAGATCGACTTCAGGCTTCTCAAGTTTTAGTTCGAGTGATCAAATCGGAAACGTATAACAGAAAAGCCCAGGAAGAATTAAAGAAAACCCTCAATAATATTTCGACTTTATTCTATACCGAAAAAACACAAAAATTTTATGAATACGCAAAATCGCTACTAAGAGAATCTCCAGCAGAAGCCGCTGAAAAATTTAAAGAAGCAATCAAAGTTGAGCCAGACAATATTTTAATTTTGCTCTGGATGGCGCGCTTGGCAATGGTTACCGGTAAGTGTGAAGAAGCCAATACCTCTATAACAAAGGCTCTTGAGATCAACCCGTTCTATCCACAACTTCAGCTTACTGACTTACAGATCAAAGCCTGTCTGCAAGTGATCGAGCCTCTTAATAAGTCTGCAAGCGAATATAAATACCTCGAAACCCTTTATCCTCTTTACTTTAACATGGTGCTAGTACAAAAATTCTTTACGCAAAAACAATACCCAGAGGCAACTTATCATATAGAGAAAGCCAAACAAATTGATAAAGAATTTCCAGAGATTTATTTTTGGGAAAGCCAAATTCTCGAAAAGCAGGAGCTTTCTTTTAAGGACGCAGCCTCAAGATATATTCGCGGATGCAAGACAATCACCAAGGCAGATTATTTAAAATACGAACTAGAACCAAGACTTTGCCATGAATTCAAAACATTTGAAGTGGAATACAAAGGAATTTTGGATCAAGAAAAAAAGGATAACTAA
- a CDS encoding alpha/beta hydrolase: protein MKQFEKKVGTFKSFDGTEIYYEVRGQGKPLVLTYGIVCLMNHWHHQVKHFSENYQTILFDLRGHHNTPIPLDRENLSMDAIARDIPLLLEHLGIEKASFWGHSFGCQLLIRAYDMNPKMFENLILINGFAKNPLTKTFGVEAVHQAFSIAKQGYDLLPETVSYIWKKAVKNPVAMRISALAGGFNLNLTGFQDIEIYAKGVANVEADIFLTLFEQMIKYDGSGTLDRIECPTLIISGQKDAVTPVQFQEDLHKKIKGSEHIIVPHGTHCTQLDMPDFVNLKIEKFFKENKY, encoded by the coding sequence ATGAAGCAATTCGAAAAAAAAGTAGGAACATTTAAAAGCTTTGATGGCACCGAAATCTATTACGAAGTTCGCGGCCAAGGCAAACCTTTAGTTCTTACTTACGGCATTGTTTGCCTCATGAATCATTGGCATCACCAAGTGAAACATTTTAGCGAAAATTATCAGACTATTCTTTTTGATTTGCGAGGACATCACAATACGCCGATCCCACTTGATCGCGAAAACTTATCTATGGATGCTATCGCTCGAGACATTCCTCTTTTACTCGAACATTTAGGAATTGAAAAAGCGAGCTTCTGGGGACACAGCTTTGGTTGCCAACTTTTAATTCGCGCTTATGACATGAATCCAAAAATGTTTGAAAATTTAATTTTGATCAATGGTTTTGCCAAAAATCCACTCACAAAAACATTTGGCGTAGAGGCTGTTCACCAAGCTTTCTCGATTGCAAAGCAAGGTTACGATCTTTTGCCAGAGACTGTTTCATACATATGGAAAAAAGCCGTAAAGAATCCCGTCGCTATGAGAATTTCTGCTCTTGCCGGGGGATTCAATCTCAATCTCACAGGCTTTCAAGACATTGAAATTTACGCGAAAGGCGTTGCCAACGTCGAAGCAGATATTTTCTTAACTCTTTTTGAGCAAATGATTAAGTATGATGGTAGCGGTACTCTAGATCGTATCGAGTGTCCTACTTTAATCATCAGCGGACAAAAGGATGCGGTAACTCCCGTGCAATTCCAAGAAGATCTACACAAGAAAATCAAAGGCAGCGAGCACATCATTGTTCCCCACGGAACTCATTGCACTCAACTTGATATGCCTGATTTTGTAAATCTTAAAATCGAAAAATTTTTTAAAGAAAATAAATACTAA
- a CDS encoding electron transfer flavoprotein subunit beta/FixA family protein, protein MNILVCIKQVPDTETKIKLGGTGIDTAGIKWIMNPYDEFAVEEALKLKAAKPETQVHVLTVGPKARAVEALRTALAMGADEGAVIDAPETLDNYNIAKAIAAASKTLGEFGILLSGKSAIDDNNFSVGQMVAAFLDIPHVTSVSKADYTEKGALLEREIEGGAKEIIEVEFPAMITANKGLNTPRYASLPGIMKAKKKVIKELALTDCGVDVANIKVKYTNFELPSDRPPVQMISGEPQEQAQKLVQLLRQEAKVI, encoded by the coding sequence ATGAATATTTTAGTTTGTATCAAACAAGTTCCTGATACAGAAACAAAAATTAAATTGGGCGGAACAGGTATCGACACAGCCGGTATCAAGTGGATCATGAATCCTTATGACGAATTTGCAGTTGAGGAAGCTTTGAAATTAAAAGCTGCAAAACCCGAAACACAAGTTCACGTGTTAACTGTTGGACCAAAGGCTCGCGCCGTAGAAGCTCTAAGAACTGCTCTTGCAATGGGCGCTGATGAAGGAGCGGTTATTGATGCTCCAGAAACTTTGGATAATTACAATATCGCAAAAGCAATCGCGGCGGCTTCAAAAACTCTTGGCGAATTTGGAATTTTACTCAGCGGAAAATCTGCCATTGATGACAATAACTTTTCTGTGGGTCAAATGGTCGCAGCCTTTTTGGACATTCCACATGTAACTTCAGTTTCAAAAGCAGATTACACTGAAAAAGGTGCTTTGCTTGAAAGAGAAATTGAGGGCGGTGCAAAAGAAATTATCGAAGTAGAATTCCCTGCGATGATCACAGCAAACAAAGGATTAAACACTCCAAGATACGCATCTCTCCCGGGAATCATGAAGGCAAAGAAAAAGGTGATCAAAGAATTAGCTCTGACAGATTGTGGTGTTGATGTTGCAAACATAAAAGTGAAATACACAAATTTTGAACTTCCTTCCGATAGACCGCCAGTACAAATGATCTCGGGCGAACCACAAGAACAAGCACAAAAACTCGTACAACTTCTAAGACAAGAAGCGAAGGTGATTTAG
- a CDS encoding FHA domain-containing protein, protein MDLYIKITSGTRVGDVFKLQPGVTLGRSKADIHLKDSKASLVHAKIVEEDDALFYLDMNSTNGTMVAGRGIKKVKLIPGLVITIGATNLEIVSEFDIKKTSEVNLSEWREALFNFTQKLKTDQSLVEVTPFERCITVDVKSGVQAGTGWILGYGPRKLGPGSSDLCILDDTLEEFCLEISQSEEGHVIIESVGENPFIIDGKKRITEILKNRLKIQVGNTILEVGFLE, encoded by the coding sequence ATGGATTTATACATAAAAATCACATCTGGAACACGCGTAGGAGATGTCTTTAAGCTTCAACCAGGAGTTACTCTGGGAAGATCTAAGGCTGATATCCATTTGAAAGACTCGAAAGCCTCTTTGGTTCACGCAAAAATTGTCGAAGAAGATGATGCTCTTTTTTACCTAGATATGAATTCTACAAATGGAACTATGGTTGCAGGCCGGGGAATTAAAAAAGTAAAATTGATTCCTGGTCTCGTCATAACGATCGGGGCTACCAATTTAGAAATCGTAAGCGAATTTGATATTAAAAAAACTTCCGAAGTGAATTTGAGCGAATGGCGCGAGGCACTTTTCAATTTCACGCAAAAATTAAAAACAGATCAGTCTCTCGTTGAGGTGACACCTTTTGAAAGGTGTATCACCGTAGATGTAAAGTCTGGCGTTCAAGCGGGAACGGGATGGATTTTGGGTTATGGTCCAAGAAAGCTTGGACCGGGATCTTCTGATTTGTGCATTTTAGACGATACTCTTGAGGAATTCTGTTTAGAAATCTCGCAGAGCGAAGAGGGTCATGTGATTATTGAATCTGTTGGGGAGAACCCCTTTATCATTGATGGTAAAAAAAGAATTACCGAAATTTTAAAAAATAGATTAAAGATACAGGTCGGAAACACAATACTGGAAGTTGGATTTTTAGAATGA
- a CDS encoding DUF2232 domain-containing protein — protein sequence MISKEKIFSALFLQLSCVILTLSTGIFGGAPLLLLRRTADTLNFIFLQLLTITIALYFKAQMLALMILCTSILILVFVAMEKKNILLKSVVAVLSSTAAFFFILFLWVHFKEGAQFWGWISTQVEFYFIQAKTVIGEMSITLETLTHQVPSLIVTLLALNLWIAVLFDSRAQRRMGTLRAQIEIKNFRTPDVFIWVIIVSLLFSFLKTPVPGLQEAALNVLNVSLLLYFFQGLSVLSFLMENLNFGSLLKMIVYFIFIAQLLLPICLGILDFWLNFRNKISKKAL from the coding sequence ATGATCTCTAAGGAAAAAATATTTTCCGCATTATTCTTACAACTCTCGTGCGTGATTTTAACTCTCAGCACGGGAATTTTCGGAGGGGCCCCGCTGCTTCTCCTGAGAAGAACCGCGGATACACTCAACTTTATTTTCCTCCAGCTCTTAACGATAACGATTGCGCTTTACTTCAAAGCTCAAATGTTAGCGTTGATGATTCTGTGTACATCTATTTTGATTCTAGTCTTCGTAGCAATGGAGAAAAAAAACATTTTGCTAAAAAGCGTAGTGGCAGTTCTATCAAGTACGGCGGCCTTTTTCTTTATCCTTTTCCTTTGGGTGCACTTTAAAGAAGGTGCGCAATTCTGGGGCTGGATTTCAACTCAGGTAGAATTTTATTTCATTCAAGCGAAAACAGTTATAGGCGAGATGAGTATCACTCTTGAGACTCTCACGCATCAGGTTCCCTCTCTCATTGTTACGCTTTTAGCTTTAAATCTTTGGATCGCAGTTCTATTCGATTCTAGAGCGCAAAGAAGAATGGGAACATTGAGAGCCCAAATTGAGATAAAAAATTTTAGAACTCCCGATGTATTCATTTGGGTGATTATCGTTTCGCTTCTTTTTTCATTCTTAAAGACGCCAGTTCCGGGATTACAGGAAGCCGCATTAAATGTTCTGAATGTCTCACTTTTGCTGTATTTTTTTCAAGGACTTTCGGTTCTGTCGTTCTTAATGGAAAATTTGAATTTTGGTTCGTTGCTTAAAATGATCGTGTACTTTATATTCATTGCTCAATTGCTATTGCCTATTTGCCTCGGCATATTGGATTTTTGGTTGAATTTTAGGAATAAAATCTCTAAAAAAGCATTATGA
- the rplI gene encoding 50S ribosomal protein L9, with protein MKVILKSDVKNVGKIGQLVNVATGFARNFLFPKKLASEATERRVKEFEHIKKMADSKKKKAVGEKKEILQKMSGKTVTFKMNASETDKLFGSIGASDIARELEKQGFQVDRRDVILEDSIKILGQHKATVSFGEGLEAEVLVSVERA; from the coding sequence ATGAAAGTTATTTTAAAATCAGATGTAAAAAACGTAGGAAAAATTGGTCAACTAGTTAATGTTGCAACAGGTTTCGCAAGAAATTTTTTATTTCCAAAGAAATTAGCAAGTGAAGCAACCGAAAGAAGAGTTAAAGAATTTGAACACATCAAAAAGATGGCAGATTCTAAAAAGAAAAAAGCAGTAGGCGAGAAAAAAGAAATTTTACAAAAAATGTCAGGCAAAACTGTAACATTCAAAATGAACGCTTCTGAGACAGACAAATTGTTCGGTTCTATTGGCGCAAGCGATATCGCTCGCGAACTTGAGAAGCAAGGATTCCAAGTTGATAGAAGAGACGTTATCCTTGAGGACAGCATCAAAATTCTTGGTCAACATAAAGCAACTGTAAGCTTCGGTGAAGGCCTAGAGGCGGAAGTTCTAGTTTCTGTAGAACGCGCTTAA